A genome region from Gadus chalcogrammus isolate NIFS_2021 chromosome 7, NIFS_Gcha_1.0, whole genome shotgun sequence includes the following:
- the ckma gene encoding creatine kinase, muscle a, producing the protein MPFGNTHNNFKLNFKVEDEFPDLSKHNNHMAKVLTKEIYGKLRDKQTPSGYTLDDVIQTGVDNPGHPFIMTVGCVAGDEESYEVFKDLLDPIISDRHGGYKPTDKHATDLNFENLKGGDDLDPNYVLSSRVRTGRSIKGYTLPPHNSRGERRAIEKLSVEALTSLDGEFKGRYYPLKSMTDAEQDQLINDHFLFDKPVSPLLTCAGMARDWPDGRGIWHNDSKSFLVWVNEEDHLRVIAMEQGGNMREVFRRFCVGLKRIEEIFKKHNHGFMWNEHLGYVLTCPSNLGTGLRGGVHVKLPKLSTHAKFDEILGRLRLQKRGTGGVDTASVGGVFDISNADRLGSSEVAQVQLVVDGVKLMVEMEKKLEKGEAVDSMIPAQK; encoded by the exons ATGCCTTTCGGAAACACCCACAACAACTTCAAGCTCAACTTCAAAGTTGAGGATGAGTTCCCCGACCTGTCCAAGCACAACAACCACATGGCCAAGGTGCTGACCAAGGAGATCTATGGCAAGCTGAGAGACAAGCAGACTCCTAGCGGTTACACCCTGGATGATGTCATTCAGACTGGTGTTGATAATCCAG GTCACCCCTTCATCATGACCGTTGGCTGCGTTGCCGGTGACGAGGAGTCCTACGAGGTCTTCAAGGATCTGTTGGACCCCATCATCTCCGACCGTCATGGTGGATACAAGCCCACCGACAAGCACGCCACCGACCTGAACTTCGAGAACCTGAAG GGAGGTGACGACCTGGACCCCAACTACGTTCTGTCCAGCCGTGTGCGTACCGGTCGCAGCATCAAGGGATACACCCTTCCCCCCCACAACAGCCGTGGGGAGCGCAGAGCCATTGAGAAGCTGTCCGTTGAGG CTCTGACCAGCCTGGATGGTGAGTTCAAGGGAAGGTACTATCCCCTGAAGTCCATGACCGATGCCGAGCAGGACCAGCTGATCAACGATCACTTCCTGTTCGACAAGCCCGTCTCCCCCCTGCTGACTTGCGCTGGCATGGCCCGTGACTGGCCCGACGGCAGAGGCATCTG GCACAACGATTCTAAGTCCTTCCTGGTCTGGGTGAACGAGGAGGATCATCTCCGTGTGATCGCCATGGAGCAGGGTGGCAACATGAGGGAGGTCTTCAGACGCTTCTGCGTCGGTCTCAAGAGG ATTGAGGAGATCTTCAAGAAGCACAACCACGGCTTCATGTGGAACGAGCATCTCGGCTACGTGCTGACCTGCCCCTCCAACCTGGGAACCGGCCTGCGCGGTGGCGTGCACGTCAAGCTCCCCAAGCTGAGCACACACGCCAAGTTTGATGAGATCCTCGGCAGACTGCGTCTGCAGAAGCGTGGAACAG GTGGTGTGGACACCGCCTCCGTCGGTGGAGTGTTCGACATCTCCAACGCTGACCGTCTGGGCTCCTCCGAGGTTGCCCAGGTGCAGCTGGTTGTGGATGGCGTGAAGCTGAtggtggagatggagaagaagctggagaagggagaggccGTCGACAGCATGATCCCCGCCCAGAAGTAA